The proteins below are encoded in one region of Pseudomonas entomophila L48:
- a CDS encoding penicillin-binding protein activator: protein MIACLRLFTALCLAALLAACASSPSSSLGELPRTPDASIEQLLDKAATSKSAEDAALLRLSAADLAYKQKDFPRAARILEQVPLDSLKPAQQVFASTLAAELAMSRNQPKAALTALAHPSLQRVGELPEEQQLRTYSVHAAALEADGQTLAAAQQRVLLVPLLNAQAAATNNDAIWALVASLPAEQLQQPSSDATLAGWTSLALAVKSAGTLEQQQAAIDAWRKQNPDHPASKQLPVALTKLKELASQPLTKIALLLPQEGQLAGVARALRDGFMAAHFQAQQGGQPAPAVQVFDSSRITSLDDFYRQAQAAGVQLVVGPLEKPLVKKLAAYPQLPITTLALNYADAGQKAPPQLFQFGLAAEDEAREVARRARADGMARAVALVPSGEWGDRVLAAFRKDWEANGGTLLAAERIAQPVALAQQIAELFQLRQSEGRAKSLQSTVGGNIAAQPSRRQDIDFIFLAATPQQAQQIKPTLNFQYAGDVPVYATSNLYSASGDVNQYNDMNGIRFCETPWLLDSTNSLRQQVVQQWPQAAGSLGRLYAMGVDAYSLAPRLDQLKALPGNRIEGQSGSLSMNVNQRVERQLPWAEFSGGQIKRLPDTPR, encoded by the coding sequence ATGATCGCTTGCCTGCGGCTGTTCACAGCCCTCTGCCTCGCTGCCCTGCTGGCAGCCTGCGCCAGCTCGCCCTCATCCAGCCTGGGCGAACTGCCACGCACCCCGGACGCCAGCATCGAGCAACTGCTCGACAAGGCAGCCACCAGCAAGTCGGCCGAAGACGCCGCACTGCTGCGCCTGAGCGCCGCCGACCTGGCCTACAAGCAAAAGGACTTCCCCCGCGCCGCCCGCATTCTCGAGCAGGTGCCGCTGGACTCGCTCAAGCCTGCCCAGCAAGTGTTCGCCTCCACGCTGGCCGCCGAACTGGCCATGAGCCGCAACCAGCCCAAGGCAGCCCTGACCGCCCTCGCCCACCCAAGCCTGCAACGCGTCGGCGAGCTGCCGGAAGAACAGCAGTTGCGCACCTACAGCGTGCACGCCGCCGCACTGGAGGCTGATGGCCAGACCCTGGCCGCCGCCCAGCAGCGCGTGCTGCTCGTCCCACTGCTCAACGCCCAGGCCGCCGCAACCAACAATGACGCCATCTGGGCCCTGGTCGCCTCGCTGCCCGCCGAACAACTGCAGCAGCCCTCCAGCGATGCGACACTCGCCGGCTGGACCAGCCTGGCGCTCGCGGTGAAGAGTGCCGGCACCCTCGAACAACAGCAGGCGGCCATCGACGCCTGGCGCAAGCAAAACCCCGACCACCCGGCTTCGAAACAACTGCCGGTGGCCCTGACCAAACTCAAGGAACTGGCCAGCCAGCCCCTGACCAAGATCGCCCTGCTCCTGCCGCAGGAAGGCCAGCTTGCAGGCGTTGCCCGCGCCCTGCGCGACGGCTTCATGGCCGCCCATTTCCAGGCCCAGCAAGGTGGCCAGCCAGCGCCCGCCGTTCAGGTGTTCGACAGCTCGCGCATCACCTCGCTCGATGACTTCTACCGCCAGGCCCAGGCCGCCGGTGTGCAACTGGTCGTCGGCCCGCTGGAAAAACCCCTGGTGAAGAAGCTCGCCGCCTATCCACAACTACCCATCACCACCCTGGCACTGAACTACGCCGACGCCGGCCAGAAAGCACCGCCGCAGTTGTTCCAGTTCGGTCTTGCCGCCGAGGACGAAGCCCGCGAAGTCGCCCGCCGTGCCCGCGCCGACGGCATGGCCCGTGCTGTTGCGCTGGTCCCGAGCGGTGAATGGGGCGATCGCGTGCTCGCCGCATTCCGCAAGGATTGGGAAGCCAATGGCGGCACCCTGCTCGCCGCCGAGCGCATCGCCCAGCCAGTCGCCCTGGCCCAGCAGATCGCCGAGCTGTTCCAGCTGCGTCAGAGCGAAGGCCGCGCCAAGAGCCTGCAGAGCACCGTGGGTGGCAACATTGCCGCCCAGCCGTCGCGCCGCCAGGACATCGACTTCATCTTCCTCGCAGCCACCCCGCAGCAGGCCCAGCAGATCAAGCCGACCCTCAACTTCCAGTACGCGGGTGACGTACCGGTCTACGCCACCTCGAACCTGTACAGCGCCAGCGGCGACGTCAACCAGTACAACGACATGAACGGCATCCGCTTCTGCGAAACCCCGTGGCTGCTCGACAGCACCAACAGCCTGCGTCAGCAGGTGGTGCAGCAGTGGCCTCAGGCCGCAGGCAGCCTCGGTCGCCTGTACGCCATGGGCGTCGACGCCTACAGCCTGGCCCCCCGCCTGGACCAGCTCAAGGCACTGCCAGGCAACCGAATCGAAGGCCAATCCGGCAGCCTGAGCATGAACGTCAATCAGCGTGTCGAGCGCCAATTGCCCTGGGCCGAGTTCTCCGGCGGCCAGATCAAGCGCCTGCCGGACACCCCTCGCTGA
- the ftsL gene encoding cell division protein FtsL: MSRLFAKPLPGGSFLMLLLFVGVLVSAIAVSYSAHWNRQLLNTLYGELNERDKAQAEWGRLILEQSTWTAHSRIETLASEQLKMRVPAADEVRMVAP; this comes from the coding sequence GTGAGCCGGCTGTTCGCCAAACCTTTGCCAGGCGGAAGCTTCCTGATGCTTCTGCTGTTCGTCGGCGTGCTGGTCTCGGCTATCGCCGTATCCTACAGCGCCCACTGGAACCGCCAGTTGCTCAACACCCTTTACGGCGAATTGAACGAGCGCGACAAGGCCCAGGCCGAATGGGGTCGCCTCATTCTTGAACAAAGCACCTGGACCGCCCACAGCCGGATCGAGACGTTGGCCAGCGAACAGCTGAAAATGCGCGTGCCGGCCGCGGACGAAGTGCGAATGGTGGCGCCATGA
- the rsmH gene encoding 16S rRNA (cytosine(1402)-N(4))-methyltransferase RsmH, with product MTIDSGFNHITVLLDEAVEALALRADGCYLDGTFGRGGHSRLILSKLGPQGRLLGFDKDPQAIATGQALAAEDGRFVIVQRSFAELGAEVAGRDLAGKVSGILLDLGVSSPQLDDPERGFSFLNDGPLDMRMNPNQGISAAEFIATAPVEEIARVFKEYGEERFAGRMARAVVERREKQPFTRTADLAEVLKVANPAWEKGKNPATRAFQGLRIHVNNELGDLETGLEAALDALEVGGRLAVISFHSLEDRIVKLFMRKLVKGEADNLPRNLPVQHKTFEPRIKLIGKAQFASEAELKANPRSRSAVMRVAEKLR from the coding sequence GTGACCATAGATAGCGGCTTCAACCACATCACCGTCCTCCTCGACGAAGCCGTCGAGGCATTGGCCCTGCGCGCCGACGGTTGCTATCTCGACGGCACCTTCGGGCGTGGCGGCCACAGCCGCCTCATCCTCAGCAAGCTCGGGCCGCAAGGGCGGCTGCTGGGGTTCGACAAGGATCCACAGGCGATTGCCACGGGGCAAGCGCTGGCGGCCGAAGACGGCCGCTTTGTCATTGTGCAGCGCAGCTTTGCCGAGCTGGGTGCTGAGGTCGCGGGGCGTGATCTGGCCGGCAAGGTCAGCGGTATCCTGCTCGACCTTGGGGTGTCGTCGCCACAGTTGGATGACCCGGAGCGCGGCTTCAGCTTCCTCAATGACGGCCCGCTTGACATGCGCATGAACCCGAACCAGGGCATCAGCGCCGCCGAATTCATCGCCACTGCGCCTGTGGAAGAAATCGCCCGGGTGTTCAAGGAATATGGCGAAGAGCGTTTTGCCGGGCGTATGGCCCGTGCGGTGGTGGAGCGTCGTGAAAAGCAACCGTTCACCCGCACTGCTGACCTGGCTGAGGTGCTCAAGGTCGCCAATCCAGCCTGGGAAAAGGGCAAGAATCCAGCGACCCGTGCGTTTCAGGGTCTTCGCATCCACGTCAACAACGAGCTGGGCGATCTCGAGACCGGTCTTGAAGCGGCGCTTGATGCGCTGGAGGTCGGCGGCCGTCTGGCTGTGATCAGCTTCCATTCCCTTGAAGACCGTATCGTCAAGCTGTTCATGCGCAAGCTGGTCAAGGGCGAGGCGGACAACCTGCCGCGCAACCTGCCGGTGCAACACAAGACTTTCGAACCGAGGATCAAGCTCATCGGCAAGGCGCAATTCGCCTCCGAGGCAGAGCTCAAGGCCAACCCGCGATCGCGCAGCGCCGTGATGCGGGTGGCGGAGAAGCTGCGGTGA
- the mraZ gene encoding division/cell wall cluster transcriptional repressor MraZ — translation MFRGANAVSLDAKGRLAMPSRYRDELDSRCNGQLIVTIDAVDPCLCVYPLDEWEQIEAKLRALPSLREENRRLQRLLIGNAVDLELDGSGRFLVPPRLREYAKLDKKAMLVGQLNKFQLWDEDAWNAVSAADLAAIQQPGAMPDDLRDLIL, via the coding sequence GTGTTCCGCGGAGCCAACGCCGTCAGCCTCGATGCCAAGGGCCGTCTCGCCATGCCGAGCCGGTACCGTGACGAGCTCGATTCGCGTTGCAATGGTCAGTTGATCGTGACCATCGACGCCGTTGACCCCTGCTTGTGTGTTTATCCCCTCGACGAGTGGGAACAGATAGAAGCCAAGTTGCGCGCCTTGCCGTCCTTGCGTGAGGAAAACCGTCGCCTGCAGCGTTTGCTGATCGGTAATGCGGTTGACCTGGAGCTCGACGGCAGTGGGCGTTTCCTGGTACCGCCCCGCCTGCGTGAGTACGCCAAGCTCGACAAGAAAGCGATGCTGGTGGGGCAGCTGAACAAATTCCAGCTGTGGGACGAGGATGCCTGGAACGCGGTTTCGGCAGCCGACCTTGCAGCTATCCAACAACCGGGCGCCATGCCCGATGACTTGCGTGACCTGATCCTGTGA
- a CDS encoding UDP-N-acetylmuramoyl-L-alanyl-D-glutamate--2,6-diaminopimelate ligase produces the protein MTMPLSKLFAHASRDPLIRELTLDSRAVRPGDLFLAVPGAKVDGRAHIADALARGAAAVAYEEQGASVLPITEVPLIPVKGLIGQLSQIAGRFYGEPSRQLELVGVTGTNGKTSVTQLLAQALDALGQRCGLIGTLGTGFYGELQSGRLTTPDPIAVQATLNDLKKGGAKAVAMEVSSHALEQGRVAALDFDIAVMTNLSRDHLDYHGSMGAYEAAKAKLFAWSSLRARVVNLDDDFGRRLAEAHGQSRLISYSLQDPAATLFCKQAAFNDDGVRAVIVTPQGEHALRSRLLGRFNLSNMLAAVATLLALDYPLDEILKVTPQLHGPIGRMQRLGGGDKPLVVVDYAHTPDALEKVLEALRPHAHGKLLCLFGCGGDRDSGKRPLMAAVAERLADRVLVTDDNPRTEDPLRIFDDIRPGFAKPADIEFVAGRGEAIAHLIATAAADDVIVLAGKGHEDYQEINGERHDFSDLVEAEKALAAWEAPHA, from the coding sequence ATGACGATGCCATTGAGCAAACTGTTTGCCCACGCCAGCCGCGATCCGTTGATTCGCGAGCTGACCCTTGATAGCCGCGCCGTGCGCCCGGGCGATCTGTTCCTGGCTGTGCCTGGCGCCAAGGTCGACGGCCGCGCCCATATCGCTGATGCCTTGGCCCGTGGCGCCGCCGCAGTGGCCTATGAAGAGCAGGGCGCCAGTGTGTTGCCGATCACCGAGGTGCCTCTGATCCCGGTCAAGGGCCTGATCGGTCAGTTGTCGCAGATCGCCGGACGCTTCTACGGCGAGCCGAGCCGCCAGCTCGAGCTGGTGGGCGTCACGGGAACGAACGGCAAGACCAGCGTCACTCAACTGCTGGCCCAGGCGCTCGACGCCCTTGGGCAGCGGTGCGGCCTGATCGGCACCCTGGGTACCGGCTTTTATGGCGAGCTGCAGAGCGGCCGCCTGACCACGCCGGATCCGATCGCCGTGCAGGCGACGCTCAACGATCTGAAAAAGGGCGGCGCCAAGGCCGTGGCCATGGAGGTTTCCTCCCACGCTCTTGAGCAGGGCCGGGTCGCCGCGCTGGACTTCGACATTGCGGTCATGACCAACCTGTCCCGCGACCACCTTGACTACCACGGCAGCATGGGGGCCTACGAGGCTGCCAAGGCCAAGCTGTTCGCCTGGTCGAGCTTGCGTGCACGTGTCGTCAACCTGGACGACGACTTCGGTCGCCGCCTGGCCGAGGCCCATGGCCAATCGCGCCTGATCAGTTACAGCCTGCAGGACCCGGCGGCGACGCTGTTCTGCAAGCAGGCTGCCTTCAACGACGATGGCGTGCGCGCCGTGATCGTGACCCCGCAGGGCGAGCACGCCTTGCGCAGTCGGCTGCTTGGCCGTTTCAACCTGAGCAATATGCTCGCGGCCGTGGCCACTTTGCTCGCACTGGACTATCCGCTGGACGAAATCCTCAAGGTCACCCCACAGTTGCACGGGCCGATTGGCCGCATGCAGCGCCTGGGCGGTGGTGACAAACCGTTGGTGGTGGTCGACTACGCCCATACACCGGATGCCCTGGAGAAAGTCCTCGAGGCCCTGCGCCCGCACGCCCACGGCAAACTGCTGTGCCTGTTCGGCTGCGGTGGCGACCGTGACAGCGGCAAGCGTCCGCTGATGGCGGCAGTGGCCGAGCGCCTGGCTGATCGCGTGCTGGTCACCGACGACAACCCGCGTACCGAAGACCCGCTGCGCATCTTCGATGACATTCGCCCTGGTTTCGCCAAGCCTGCCGACATCGAGTTCGTCGCCGGCCGAGGCGAGGCCATCGCCCACCTGATCGCCACTGCCGCCGCCGACGATGTCATCGTCCTGGCGGGCAAGGGCCATGAGGATTACCAGGAGATCAATGGCGAGCGCCATGACTTCTCCGACCTGGTCGAAGCCGAGAAGGCCCTTGCAGCCTGGGAGGCTCCACATGCTTAA
- a CDS encoding YraN family protein — MPDASPSCAGQAAEDHALEHLRGQGLRLLARNWRCKGGELDLVMLDADTVVFVEVRYRLHAGFGGALGSIDGRKQKRLTLAANLFLQSEPRWADKPCRFDVVALQGQGHAGQPLQWLKNAFEC; from the coding sequence ATGCCTGACGCATCGCCATCCTGCGCCGGCCAGGCCGCCGAAGACCACGCCCTCGAGCATCTTCGAGGGCAGGGTTTGCGGCTGCTGGCCCGCAATTGGCGATGCAAGGGCGGTGAGCTCGATCTGGTCATGCTCGATGCCGATACAGTAGTATTCGTCGAAGTCCGCTATCGGTTGCACGCGGGCTTTGGTGGCGCGCTCGGCAGTATCGATGGGCGCAAGCAGAAGCGACTGACGCTTGCCGCCAACCTTTTCCTGCAGAGCGAACCCCGCTGGGCCGATAAGCCCTGCCGCTTCGATGTTGTCGCCCTGCAGGGCCAGGGGCACGCGGGGCAACCGCTTCAATGGCTGAAAAACGCCTTCGAATGCTGA
- a CDS encoding peptidoglycan D,D-transpeptidase FtsI family protein, producing MKLEGALYPWRFRVVVGLLALMVGAICWRIIDLQVVDRDFLKGQGDARSLRHIPIPAHRGLITDRNGEPLAVSTPVTTLWANPKEMQVAKDRWPQLAAALGQNPQQLIERLTQQASKEFIYLVRGLTPEQGQQVLDLKVPGVYGLEEFRRFYPAGDVTAHMVGFTDLDDHGREGVELAYDEWLAGVPGKRQVIKDRRGRLIKDIQVTKNAKAGKTLALSIDLRLQYLATRELRNAIAEQDAKAGSLVIMDVKTGEVLAMVNQPTYNPNNRRSMFPAAMRNRAIIDVFEPGSTVKPISMSAALQSGRWKPTDKVEVYPGSLQIGRYTIKDVSKSEGPILDLTGILINSSNVGMSKIAFDIGGEAIYRVMSQVGLGQYTGLGFPGERVGNLPNHREWRKAETATLSYGYGVSVTALQLVHAYAALANDGKMVPLSILKVDKAPEAVQAIPKETAETVQAMLQQVIEAPRGVFRAQVPFYHVAGKSGTARKATVGSKGYTENAYRSLFAGFGPMSDPRYAIVVVIDEPGKGGYFGGLVSAPVFSKVMSGTLRLMNVPPDNLPPPSTQQASAVPAKGGRG from the coding sequence ATGAAGCTCGAAGGCGCACTCTACCCCTGGCGTTTCCGCGTGGTCGTCGGCCTGTTGGCGCTGATGGTCGGTGCCATCTGCTGGCGCATCATCGACCTGCAGGTGGTCGATCGCGACTTCCTCAAGGGGCAGGGCGATGCCCGCAGCCTGCGTCACATTCCGATCCCGGCGCACCGTGGCTTGATCACCGACCGCAACGGTGAACCGCTGGCCGTGAGCACGCCGGTCACTACCCTGTGGGCCAACCCCAAGGAAATGCAGGTGGCCAAGGACCGTTGGCCGCAACTGGCCGCCGCCCTTGGGCAGAACCCGCAGCAATTGATCGAGCGCCTGACCCAGCAGGCCAGCAAGGAATTCATCTACCTGGTCCGTGGCCTGACCCCGGAACAGGGGCAGCAGGTGCTCGACCTGAAGGTGCCCGGCGTGTATGGATTGGAAGAGTTCCGCCGCTTCTATCCGGCCGGTGACGTCACCGCGCACATGGTCGGCTTCACCGACCTGGACGACCACGGTCGCGAAGGGGTCGAGCTGGCCTATGACGAATGGCTGGCCGGCGTGCCCGGCAAGCGGCAGGTGATCAAGGACCGACGTGGCCGGCTGATCAAGGACATCCAGGTAACCAAGAACGCCAAGGCCGGCAAGACCTTGGCGTTGTCGATCGACCTGCGCCTGCAGTACCTGGCCACCCGCGAGCTGCGCAACGCCATCGCCGAGCAGGACGCCAAGGCCGGTAGCCTGGTGATCATGGACGTCAAGACCGGCGAGGTGCTGGCCATGGTCAACCAGCCCACGTACAACCCCAACAACCGCCGCAGCATGTTCCCGGCAGCGATGCGCAACCGGGCGATCATCGACGTGTTCGAACCGGGCTCCACGGTCAAGCCTATTTCCATGAGTGCCGCCTTGCAGAGCGGCCGCTGGAAGCCCACCGACAAGGTCGAGGTATACCCAGGCAGCCTGCAGATCGGCCGTTACACCATCAAGGACGTCTCCAAGAGCGAGGGCCCGATCCTCGACCTGACCGGCATCCTGATCAACTCCAGTAACGTCGGCATGAGCAAGATCGCCTTCGATATCGGTGGCGAGGCCATCTACCGGGTAATGTCGCAGGTTGGCCTCGGGCAGTACACTGGGTTGGGTTTCCCTGGCGAACGCGTTGGCAACCTGCCCAACCACCGCGAATGGCGCAAGGCCGAGACGGCAACCCTGTCGTACGGCTATGGCGTCTCGGTGACCGCCCTGCAACTGGTGCATGCCTACGCCGCCCTGGCCAACGACGGCAAGATGGTGCCGCTGTCGATTCTCAAGGTCGACAAGGCGCCGGAAGCGGTGCAGGCCATTCCCAAAGAAACCGCCGAAACCGTGCAGGCCATGCTGCAGCAGGTGATCGAGGCGCCGCGCGGCGTGTTCCGCGCCCAGGTGCCGTTCTATCACGTGGCCGGCAAGTCCGGTACGGCGCGTAAAGCCACCGTCGGTTCCAAGGGCTACACCGAGAACGCCTACCGCTCCCTGTTCGCCGGCTTCGGCCCGATGAGCGACCCGCGCTATGCCATCGTCGTGGTCATCGACGAACCGGGCAAGGGCGGCTACTTCGGTGGCCTGGTCTCGGCCCCCGTATTCAGCAAAGTGATGTCGGGCACCCTGCGCCTGATGAACGTACCGCCGGACAACCTGCCGCCGCCTTCGACGCAGCAAGCCAGCGCAGTACCCGCCAAGGGAGGGCGAGGTTGA
- the rsmI gene encoding 16S rRNA (cytidine(1402)-2'-O)-methyltransferase, with protein MGTLYVVATPIGNLDDMSARALKVLADVSLIAAEDTRHSVRLLQHFGIDTPLAACHEHNERDEGSRFITRLLAGDDVALVSDAGTPLISDPGYHLVRQARAAGVQVVPVPGACALIAALSAAGLPSDRFIFEGFLPAKTAGRRARLEQVSEEPRTLIFYEAPHRILECLEDMEAVFGGDRPAVLAREITKTFETLKGLPLAELRAFVQGDSNQQRGECVVLVAGWSAPEGEQAISSEAQRVLDLLLAEMPLKKAAALAAEITGVRKNLLYQLALDKQKTS; from the coding sequence ATGGGAACGCTGTATGTGGTCGCCACGCCCATCGGCAACCTCGACGACATGAGCGCCAGGGCGCTGAAAGTGCTGGCCGATGTCAGCCTGATCGCCGCAGAGGACACTCGCCACTCGGTGCGTCTGCTCCAGCATTTCGGTATCGACACGCCATTGGCGGCCTGCCATGAGCACAACGAGCGCGACGAAGGTAGTCGCTTCATCACCCGGTTGCTGGCCGGTGACGATGTGGCGCTGGTGTCCGATGCTGGTACGCCGCTGATTTCCGACCCGGGCTATCACTTGGTGCGCCAGGCGCGGGCAGCGGGTGTGCAGGTGGTGCCAGTGCCAGGCGCGTGTGCGCTGATCGCGGCGTTGTCGGCGGCGGGGCTGCCGTCGGATCGATTCATCTTCGAAGGGTTCCTGCCGGCCAAGACAGCAGGGCGTCGGGCGCGCCTGGAGCAAGTGAGTGAAGAACCGCGCACGCTGATTTTCTATGAGGCGCCCCATCGTATCCTCGAATGCCTGGAGGATATGGAGGCAGTGTTTGGTGGTGATCGCCCGGCGGTATTGGCACGTGAGATCACCAAGACTTTCGAGACGCTCAAGGGCCTGCCGCTGGCCGAGCTGCGCGCATTCGTGCAGGGCGATAGCAATCAGCAGCGTGGCGAGTGCGTGGTGCTGGTGGCTGGCTGGAGCGCGCCTGAAGGTGAGCAGGCGATCAGCAGCGAGGCGCAGCGCGTTCTGGATCTGCTGTTGGCAGAGATGCCGTTGAAGAAGGCCGCGGCACTGGCGGCCGAGATCACTGGGGTGCGCAAGAACCTGCTGTATCAGTTGGCGTTGGATAAGCAGAAAACCAGCTGA
- the mraY gene encoding phospho-N-acetylmuramoyl-pentapeptide-transferase encodes MLLLLAEYLQQFHKGFAVFQYLTLRGILGVLTALSLALWLGPWMIRTLQIRQIGQAVRNDGPQSHLSKSGTPTMGGALILSAIAISTLLWADLTNRYVWVVLIVTLAFGAIGWVDDYRKVIEKNSRGLPSRWKYFWQSVFGLAAAIFLYKTAPTSVETTLIIPMLKDLAIPLGAGFIVLTYFVIVGSSNAVNLTDGLDGLAIMPTVMVGGALGIFCYLSGNVKFAEYLLIPYVPGAGELIVFCGALIGAGLGFLWFNTYPAQVFMGDVGALALGAALGTIAVIVRQEVVLFIMGGVFVMETLSVVIQVASFKLTGKRVFRMAPIHHHFELKGWPEPRVIVRFWIITVILVLIGLATLKLR; translated from the coding sequence ATGCTGCTGCTGTTGGCTGAGTATCTGCAACAGTTCCATAAGGGCTTCGCGGTCTTCCAGTACCTCACGCTGCGTGGGATCCTGGGTGTGTTGACCGCGTTGTCCCTGGCCCTGTGGTTGGGCCCGTGGATGATCCGTACCCTGCAGATCCGCCAGATCGGTCAGGCCGTGCGTAACGACGGCCCGCAATCGCACCTGTCGAAGTCCGGCACCCCCACCATGGGCGGTGCGCTGATCCTGTCCGCCATCGCCATCAGCACCCTGCTGTGGGCCGACCTGACCAACCGCTATGTGTGGGTGGTGCTGATCGTCACCCTGGCGTTCGGTGCCATCGGTTGGGTCGACGACTACCGCAAGGTGATCGAGAAGAACTCTCGCGGCCTTCCGAGCCGCTGGAAGTACTTCTGGCAGTCGGTGTTCGGCCTGGCCGCGGCGATCTTCCTGTACAAGACCGCCCCTACCAGCGTCGAGACCACGCTGATCATCCCGATGCTCAAGGACCTGGCCATCCCGCTGGGTGCCGGGTTCATCGTGCTCACCTACTTCGTCATCGTCGGCTCCAGCAACGCGGTCAACCTGACCGACGGCCTCGATGGCCTGGCGATCATGCCGACCGTGATGGTCGGCGGCGCCTTGGGCATCTTCTGCTACCTGTCGGGCAACGTGAAGTTCGCCGAGTACCTGCTGATCCCCTATGTGCCGGGCGCGGGCGAGCTGATCGTGTTCTGCGGCGCGCTGATCGGCGCGGGCCTGGGCTTCCTGTGGTTCAACACCTACCCGGCCCAGGTGTTCATGGGCGACGTCGGCGCCCTGGCGCTGGGCGCGGCGCTGGGCACCATCGCCGTGATCGTCCGCCAGGAAGTCGTCCTGTTCATCATGGGCGGCGTGTTCGTGATGGAGACCCTGTCGGTGGTCATCCAGGTGGCGTCCTTCAAGCTCACCGGCAAGCGGGTGTTCCGCATGGCGCCGATCCATCACCACTTTGAACTCAAGGGCTGGCCCGAGCCGCGTGTGATCGTCCGCTTCTGGATCATCACCGTGATCCTGGTGCTGATCGGCCTTGCCACCCTGAAACTGAGGTAA
- a CDS encoding UDP-N-acetylmuramoyl-tripeptide--D-alanyl-D-alanine ligase → MLKPMTLSQLTTALGARHVGADASFTGVSIDSRSVGAGQLFVALAGPRFDGHDYLADVKAKGAVAALVEREIADVDLPQLVVADSRLALGQLGALNRAAFDKPVVAITGSSGKTTVKEMLAAILRTRGPVHATRGNLNNDLGAPLTLLEIAPEHSAAVIELGASRMGEIRYTVGLTKPQVVIINNAGTAHVGEFGGPEKIVEAKGEILEGLGEGGTAILNLADKAFDIWRKRAGTHRILSFALDNPQADFHASDIGRDARGCPSFTLHGPDGSVPVQLNLLGIHNVSNALAAAAAAHAVGLSLSGIAAGLNAVQPVKGRTVAQVAPSGVRVIDDSYNANPTSMCAAIDILAGFSGRTVLVLGDIGELGQWAEEGHRQVGDYARGKVDALYAVGTNMAHAVKAFGEKGRHFATQAELIDAVRTEAASDTTILIKGSRSAAMENVVAALCGASGEKH, encoded by the coding sequence ATGCTTAAGCCCATGACACTCAGCCAGCTGACCACGGCACTGGGTGCCCGCCACGTCGGGGCCGATGCCAGTTTCACCGGCGTCAGTATCGACAGCCGCAGCGTTGGTGCGGGGCAGCTTTTCGTCGCCCTGGCCGGCCCGCGTTTCGATGGCCACGACTACCTGGCCGATGTGAAGGCCAAGGGGGCTGTCGCCGCGTTGGTCGAGCGCGAGATCGCCGATGTCGACCTGCCGCAGTTGGTGGTTGCCGATAGCCGTCTGGCCCTGGGGCAGCTCGGTGCATTGAATCGTGCAGCCTTCGACAAGCCGGTCGTCGCCATCACCGGCTCCAGCGGCAAGACCACGGTGAAGGAAATGCTCGCGGCGATCCTGCGCACCCGTGGCCCGGTGCACGCTACCCGCGGCAACCTGAACAACGACCTGGGCGCGCCGTTGACGCTGCTGGAAATCGCCCCCGAGCACAGCGCCGCGGTCATCGAGCTGGGCGCTTCGCGTATGGGCGAGATTCGCTATACCGTCGGTTTGACCAAGCCGCAGGTGGTCATCATCAACAACGCCGGGACCGCCCATGTCGGCGAGTTCGGTGGCCCGGAGAAGATCGTCGAAGCCAAGGGCGAAATTCTTGAAGGCCTGGGCGAGGGCGGCACGGCCATTCTCAACCTGGCCGACAAGGCCTTCGACATCTGGCGCAAGCGTGCGGGGACCCACCGGATCCTGAGCTTTGCTCTGGACAACCCACAAGCCGATTTCCACGCCAGTGACATCGGTCGCGACGCCCGTGGCTGCCCGTCGTTTACCTTGCACGGTCCGGACGGCAGTGTCCCGGTGCAGCTGAACCTGTTGGGCATCCACAACGTCAGCAATGCCCTGGCCGCCGCCGCCGCCGCCCATGCCGTTGGTCTGAGCCTGAGTGGCATCGCCGCCGGCCTGAATGCCGTGCAACCGGTCAAGGGCCGTACCGTGGCGCAGGTCGCCCCCAGCGGCGTGCGGGTGATCGACGACAGCTACAACGCAAATCCCACCTCCATGTGCGCCGCCATTGATATACTCGCCGGCTTTTCCGGACGCACCGTCCTGGTGCTCGGGGATATCGGCGAACTGGGGCAATGGGCGGAGGAAGGCCACCGTCAGGTGGGTGACTACGCGCGTGGCAAGGTTGACGCGCTATACGCGGTGGGCACCAACATGGCCCATGCGGTCAAGGCGTTCGGCGAAAAAGGGCGCCATTTCGCTACTCAAGCTGAGCTGATCGATGCCGTTCGCACGGAAGCAGCCAGCGACACCACTATCTTGATCAAGGGCTCGCGCAGCGCTGCGATGGAAAACGTCGTGGCCGCATTGTGCGGTGCCAGCGGGGAGAAACATTAA